The following proteins come from a genomic window of Pseudomonas sp. J452:
- a CDS encoding glutamine synthetase family protein has protein sequence MSVPPRAVQLNEANAFLKEHPEVLFVDLLIADMNGVVRGKRIDRNSLHKVYEKGINLPASLFALDINGSTVESSGLGLDIGDADRICFPIPNTLCNEPWQKRPTAQLLMTMHELDGRPFFADPREVLRQVVAKFDEMNLTICAAFELEFYLIDQENVNGRPQPPRSPLSGKRPISTQVYLIDDLDEYVDCLQDMLEAAKEQDIPADAIVKESAPAQFEVNLHHTNDAIKACDYALLLKRLIKNIAYDHEMDTTFMAKPYPGQAGNGLHVHISLLDKTTGKNIFTTDDPLQSDLLRHAIGGILETMPASMAFLCPNVNSYRRFGAQFYVPNAPSWGIDNRTVAVRVPNGSPDSVRIEHRVAGADANPYLMMASILAGIHHGLTNKVEPGEPIEGNSYEQLEQSLPNNLRDALRELDDSAVLNQYISPDYIDIFVACKEAELEEFETTISDLEYNWYLHTV, from the coding sequence ATGTCGGTACCCCCGCGTGCCGTTCAGCTCAACGAAGCGAACGCGTTCCTTAAGGAACATCCTGAGGTCCTGTTCGTCGACCTTCTTATTGCAGACATGAACGGCGTGGTACGCGGCAAGCGTATCGACCGTAACAGCCTGCATAAAGTGTACGAAAAGGGCATCAACCTGCCCGCTTCTCTATTTGCCCTCGATATCAACGGTTCCACTGTCGAAAGCTCCGGCCTTGGCCTGGACATCGGCGACGCCGACCGCATCTGTTTCCCGATTCCCAATACCCTGTGCAACGAGCCCTGGCAGAAGCGCCCCACCGCGCAGCTGCTGATGACCATGCACGAACTCGATGGCCGCCCGTTCTTCGCCGACCCGCGCGAAGTGCTGCGCCAGGTAGTGGCCAAGTTCGACGAGATGAACCTGACCATCTGTGCCGCCTTCGAGCTGGAGTTCTACCTGATCGACCAGGAGAACGTGAACGGCCGTCCGCAGCCGCCACGCTCGCCGCTTTCCGGTAAGCGCCCGATCTCCACCCAGGTGTACCTGATCGACGACCTCGACGAATACGTCGACTGCCTGCAGGACATGCTGGAAGCGGCCAAGGAACAAGACATCCCGGCCGATGCCATCGTCAAGGAAAGCGCCCCGGCGCAGTTCGAAGTCAACCTGCATCACACCAACGACGCGATTAAGGCCTGCGACTACGCCCTGCTGCTCAAGCGCCTGATCAAGAACATCGCCTACGACCATGAAATGGACACCACCTTCATGGCCAAGCCCTATCCGGGCCAGGCGGGCAATGGTCTGCACGTGCACATCTCGCTGCTCGACAAGACCACCGGCAAGAACATCTTCACCACCGACGACCCTCTGCAAAGCGACCTGCTGCGTCACGCCATCGGCGGCATCCTGGAAACCATGCCGGCCTCGATGGCGTTCCTCTGCCCCAACGTCAACTCGTACCGCCGCTTCGGCGCACAGTTCTATGTGCCCAACGCGCCGAGCTGGGGTATCGACAACCGTACCGTGGCCGTCCGCGTTCCCAATGGCAGCCCGGACTCGGTGCGCATCGAACACCGCGTCGCCGGTGCCGATGCCAACCCGTATCTGATGATGGCGTCGATCCTCGCCGGCATTCACCACGGCCTGACCAACAAGGTCGAGCCGGGCGAGCCGATCGAGGGCAACTCCTACGAGCAACTGGAACAGAGCCTGCCGAACAACCTGCGCGATGCCCTGCGCGAACTGGACGACAGTGCAGTGCTGAACCAGTACATCAGCCCGGATTACATCGACATCTTCGTCGCCTGTAAGGAAGCCGAGTTGGAAGAGTTCGAGACCACCATCTCCGACCTCGAATACAACTGGTATTTGCACACCGTATAA
- a CDS encoding extracellular solute-binding protein — protein MFRILAPLLLTLSPGLAAAADSIRVYNWNDYIAPQVLVDFTKETGIEVEYHTFSTDEELDQALASDTAIDIAVPSHDELPALIRAGKLQPLDLARLGNRKHLDKQLLNKLAAVDPNNRYAVPYLWGAVGLAINTPQATAALGGTLPHSWSLLFDPAQSSKLAACGVSMLDAPDEVLYGLMNYQGRSLSNSSPGRIRKAGAILDGLRPNLRYVDSERYIDDLNQGKLCVALAWVGDALAAADAGQPVQFVVPEEGSSLFIDNLVIPSSARRADLAHKFIDYLMQPQVAAKITEETLYPSANADAREFLDPALRDQPGLYPDRDTKRRLFALVPLPDKLKSTRDEVWTRFRDGPAAAAPL, from the coding sequence ATGTTCCGCATTCTTGCTCCGCTGCTGCTGACGTTATCCCCCGGACTGGCGGCTGCTGCCGACAGCATCCGGGTCTACAACTGGAACGATTACATCGCGCCCCAGGTACTGGTCGACTTCACCAAGGAAACCGGGATCGAAGTCGAGTACCACACCTTCAGCACCGACGAAGAACTCGACCAGGCACTGGCCAGCGATACCGCCATCGATATCGCCGTGCCCTCCCACGACGAGCTGCCGGCACTGATTCGCGCTGGCAAGCTGCAGCCTCTGGACCTCGCCCGCCTGGGCAACCGCAAGCACCTCGACAAGCAACTGCTCAACAAGCTGGCCGCCGTCGACCCCAACAACCGCTATGCCGTGCCCTACCTGTGGGGCGCCGTCGGCCTGGCCATCAACACCCCGCAGGCCACCGCCGCGCTGGGCGGCACACTGCCGCACAGCTGGAGCCTGCTGTTCGATCCGGCCCAGAGCAGCAAGCTGGCCGCCTGCGGTGTCAGCATGCTGGATGCCCCGGATGAAGTGCTCTACGGCCTGATGAACTATCAGGGACGCAGCCTCAGCAACAGCTCGCCGGGGCGCATCCGCAAGGCCGGCGCGATCCTCGACGGCCTGCGCCCGAACCTGCGCTACGTCGACAGCGAGCGCTATATCGACGACCTCAACCAGGGCAAGCTGTGCGTCGCCCTGGCCTGGGTCGGCGATGCCCTGGCGGCGGCCGATGCCGGCCAGCCCGTGCAGTTCGTGGTGCCGGAGGAAGGCTCCTCGCTGTTCATCGACAACCTGGTAATCCCCAGCAGCGCACGCCGCGCCGACCTCGCGCACAAGTTCATCGACTACCTGATGCAACCGCAGGTGGCGGCGAAGATCACCGAGGAAACCCTCTACCCGAGTGCCAACGCCGATGCCCGCGAGTTCCTCGACCCGGCCCTGCGCGACCAGCCCGGCCTGTACCCGGATCGCGACACCAAGCGCCGCCTGTTCGCCCTGGTACCGCTGCCGGACAAGCTGAAAAGCACCCGCGACGAGGTCTGGACGCGCTTCCGCGATGGCCCGGCGGCAGCCGCCCCGCTGTAA
- a CDS encoding TetR/AcrR family transcriptional regulator — MTRTASPRKPRASSQARIALILDAARALLSEQGFNGLSIYSVAERAEIPPSSVYHFFASVPALLEALTADIHAAFRDCLLQPVAHAELHDWRDLSRIVEQRMLAIYARDSAARQLILAQHGLAEVVQADRQHDLELGRLMQALFERHFPLPQLPEDIDVFALAMELGDRVYARSVQLHGVITPRLAEEGMRVFDAYLGLYLPPALPKRRLPLS, encoded by the coding sequence ATGACCCGCACCGCCAGCCCCCGCAAACCCCGCGCCAGCAGCCAGGCGCGCATCGCCCTGATCCTCGACGCCGCGCGCGCGCTGCTCAGCGAGCAGGGCTTCAACGGCCTGTCGATCTACAGCGTGGCCGAACGCGCGGAGATTCCGCCGTCCTCCGTCTACCACTTCTTCGCCAGCGTGCCGGCGCTGCTCGAAGCCCTCACCGCCGACATCCACGCGGCCTTCCGCGACTGCCTGCTGCAACCAGTGGCGCATGCCGAGCTGCATGATTGGCGCGACCTGTCGCGTATCGTCGAGCAGCGCATGCTGGCCATCTACGCCCGCGACAGCGCCGCGCGCCAGCTGATCCTGGCCCAACACGGCCTGGCCGAAGTGGTACAGGCCGACCGCCAGCACGACCTGGAACTGGGTCGCCTGATGCAGGCCCTGTTCGAGCGGCATTTCCCCCTGCCGCAACTGCCGGAAGATATCGATGTGTTTGCCCTGGCCATGGAACTGGGCGACCGCGTCTACGCCCGCTCGGTGCAACTGCATGGCGTGATCACCCCACGCCTGGCCGAGGAAGGCATGCGCGTATTCGATGCCTACCTCGGCCTGTACCTGCCGCCCGCCCTGCCCAAGCGCCGCCTGCCGCTGAGCTGA